A stretch of the Porites lutea chromosome 12, jaPorLute2.1, whole genome shotgun sequence genome encodes the following:
- the LOC140953882 gene encoding uncharacterized protein: MEKGQRNQKKSTSGRRRRTTYGYDDLKSNVDEEVREQFVPVPKHLIGSVIGKKGSTIKPIKMQSGARITTQDQADAGQHVGFMVCGTQEQINCAVKLINEKLIQPVGKKTTTGRRHASPGQLVNIPSQFQRVVNGPGGDNLRNVSTVSGAEVTAVDAGRKLYVTGDNKKVQHAEYLLRSKVAAYRFKAQRICVYIDERNLPEDGELKLSLVEGNARAVLPRAQLQYRLKPAYGYELPCQGASKLNQESSYDDSLKERALLSLQEIKKEIDARSFHKADMWCHFGTVIIRDPDEADVENTWSIDEILKKVQSTSTRRNEWRVAFKEGVEISERVIQDTFGQQDEQDYIARYDLSYLTPRSQPIRCKVWVARMGIGKKLDEIPIPFSDVKNIVEELCFEDELTRSRCRGWLVLQSKKFLQADIIFPGCNIDCRVSIRALTEDAFLEANGVHEREATTLLSQYLSKLKFTDAQGLVLPREKLPQGYLFNHRRCSKRTRYTPRPGFSMIVSREVTWISDGNKEETRNTTDIHLHCDEWDEALSGEDWEPEMIVAKLPEFLNFVRDVQDFISFNHK; encoded by the exons ATGGAGAAAGGACAACGCAATCAAAAGAAATCGACAAGCGGTCGCAGAAGAAG GACTACATACGGATACGATGACCTGAAAAGCAACGTTGATGAAGAAGTTCGCGAGCAATTTGTCCCCGTTCCCAAGCATCTGATTGGAAGTGTAATCGGCAAGAAAGGCAGCACGAttaaaccaatcaaaatgcaGTCAGGGGCAAGGATAACAACTCAAGATCAAGCTGACGCAGGTCAGCATGTTGGATTTATGGTCTGCGGCACTCAAGAACAAATAAATTGCGCAGTGAagcttataaatgaaaaactg attCAGCCAGTGGGGAAGAAGACGACCACTGGCAGACGCCATGCCTCCCCCGGTCAACTAGTGAATATTCCAAGCCAGTTTCAGAGGGTAGTAAATGGTCCGGGGGGAGACAATCTTCGAAACGTTAGCACTGTAAGTGGGGCAGAGGTAACGGCAGTGGATGCTGGTCGTAAACTTTACGTCACAGGTGATAACAAGAAAGTACAACATGCTGAGTACCTATTACGAAGCAAAGTG GCCGCTTACCGATTCAAAGCCCAAAGAATATGCGTCTACATTGATGAACGCAATCTTCCTGAAGATGGTGAACTGAAACTTTCTTTAGTGGAAGGAAACGCACGTGCGGTATTGCCCAGGGCGCAATTGCAGTATCGACTAAAGCCTGCCTATGGATACGAACTGCCTTGTCAG GGAGCGAGTAAGCTAAACCAAGAATCGAGCTATGATGATAGCTTAAAGGAAAGGGCTCTGTTATCTCTTCAAGAGATTAAAAAGGAAATCGATGCAAGAAGCTTTCACAAGGCGGATATGTGGTGCCATTTCGGAACGGTCATCATCCGTGACCCTGATGAAG CGGATGTAGAGAATACTTGGAGCATTGATGAAATTCTGAAGAAGGTTCAGTCAACTTCCACAAGACGCAACGAGTGGCGAGTAGCATTTAAAGAAGGCGTAGAGATCAGTGAGAGAGTGATACAAGACACATTTGGTCAACAGGATGAACAAGATTATATCGCAAGATATGATTTATCATATTTAACGCCACGGAGTCAGCCAATAAGATGCAAA GTTTGGGTGGCAAGAATGGGAATTGGGAAGAAGCTAGACGAAATACCAATACCTTTTAGCGACGTAAAGAACATTGTAGAAGAGTTGTGTTTTGAAGACGAATTAACTAGATCAAGATGTCGAGGATGGCTTGTTTTGCAATCCAAAAAGTTTCTTCAAGCTGACATCATATTTCCTGGATGCAATATCGATTGCAGAGTCAGCATACGAGCATTAACAG AGGATGCTTTTCTCGAGGCAAACGGTGTACACGAAAGAGAAGCAACTACTCTTTTGTCACAATATCTTTCCAAATTAAAATTCACTGATGCACAAGGACTGGTACTTCCGCGTGAAAAGTTACCCCAGGGGTATCTTTTTAACCATAGGCGGTGCTCGAAACGAACCCGATACACTCCACGTCCAGGATTCTCTATGATTGTCTCCAGAGAAGTCACTTGGATCAGTGACGGCAACAAGGAGGAAACAAGAAATACT ACTGATATTCATTTACACTGTGACGAATGGGATGAAGCACTAAGTGGTGAAGACTGGGAACCCGAAATGATCGTGGCAAAACTCCCTGAATTTCTTAATTTTGTTCGAGACGTACAAGACTTTATTTCCTTTAATCACAAGTGA
- the LOC140953959 gene encoding uncharacterized protein — translation MEEKIVMLVVLLVGTAVVTGENSERGSCDVKPIYRVDCGWIGIDEATCKSKGCCWDSSIEWSPYCYFTTDGVVPSCMTGPKPKKDCGWKEIDQKTCEKRTCCWAETDDQSTPWCYIKDFGHIPYGMCRTAPSDRTDCGHVGVTKEECLGKGCCYDDSFDDGKAPWCFYPPEEQQEYCHIQYGGGLCKYVCDPVKEPNFSYGLCSEGKVCCYKGFGR, via the exons ATGGAAGAAAAAATAGTTATGCTTGTCGTTTTACTTGTTGGTACAGCAGTCGTGACGGGAGAGAACAGCGAGAGGG GAAGCTGTGATGTTAAACCTATCTACCGCGTTGACTGTGGATGGATTGGAATCGATGAAGCTACGTGCAAGTCAAAAGGTTGCTGCTGGGACAGCAGTATTGAATGGAGCCCATATTGTTACTTCACAACAGATGGCGTAG TGCCATCATGTATGACTGGGCCCAAGCCTAAAAAAGATTGTGGGTGGAAGGAGATCGATCAAAAAACGTGTGAAAAGAGAACATGTTGTTGGGCCGAAACTGATGATCAAAGCACGCCTTGGTGTTATATCAAAGACTTTGGGC ATATCCCATACGGTATGTGCCGCACTGCCCCGTCTGACCGCACAGATTGTGGACATGTGGGAGTAACAAAGGAGGAATGTTTGGGAAAAGGATGCTGTTACGACGACTCCTTTGATGACGGTAAAGCTCCCTGGTGCTTCTATCCACCCG AGGAGCAGCAAGAGTATTGTCATATTCAATATGGCGGTGGATTATGCAAATACGTGTGTGATCCAGTAAAGGAACCGAATTTTTCGTACGGATTATGCAGCGAGGGAAAGGTTTGCTGTTATAAGGGATTTGGACGTTAA